Proteins from a single region of Irregularibacter muris:
- a CDS encoding DegV family protein, which translates to MSNIQIVTDSTAYLTKEEIKNYNIKVVSLMVNFQGKEDDEGLPGEFEKFFNALKESQDFPTTSQPPTGAFAAVFQEAIDQGKEVIAITISSKLSGTYNSAIIGAEMIDAEKISVVDSQTSVASLKHMVIQAQKLANEGKTRQEILHYLEEQKRKMGIYLTVDTLEYLKRGGRLSTAQAVVGSLLNIKPIIQLEDGILQTVGKARGKKKALDMLIANIPQEVKYVYIPHILNEEGAKELQAVIKERHPQAKVELEVLGPVIGAHLGPKAMGACYLW; encoded by the coding sequence ATGAGCAATATTCAGATTGTAACAGATAGTACTGCTTATCTAACCAAGGAAGAAATTAAAAATTATAATATAAAAGTAGTATCCTTAATGGTTAATTTCCAAGGAAAAGAAGATGACGAAGGATTGCCAGGAGAGTTTGAGAAGTTTTTTAATGCATTAAAGGAATCCCAAGACTTTCCCACCACTTCCCAACCACCCACGGGTGCCTTTGCCGCAGTTTTTCAAGAGGCAATAGATCAGGGGAAGGAAGTTATTGCTATCACCATTTCCTCAAAATTAAGTGGAACATACAATAGTGCAATTATCGGAGCGGAGATGATCGATGCAGAAAAAATATCTGTAGTGGACTCCCAAACCTCTGTAGCTTCATTAAAACATATGGTTATTCAGGCGCAAAAACTGGCCAATGAAGGAAAAACTAGACAGGAAATTCTACACTACTTAGAGGAACAAAAAAGGAAAATGGGTATTTATCTCACTGTGGATACCTTAGAATATTTAAAAAGAGGGGGAAGACTATCCACAGCCCAAGCGGTGGTAGGATCTTTACTAAATATCAAGCCCATTATTCAACTGGAGGATGGAATACTACAGACAGTAGGTAAGGCCAGAGGGAAGAAAAAAGCCTTGGATATGCTGATAGCCAATATTCCCCAAGAGGTCAAATATGTCTATATCCCCCATATACTCAATGAAGAGGGAGCTAAAGAACTACAAGCCGTGATAAAGGAAAGGCATCCCCAGGCAAAGGTAGAGCTGGAGGTTCTAGGGCCAGTTATAGGTGCCCACTTAGGGCCTAAGGCCATGGGTGCTTGTTATCTTTGGTAA
- a CDS encoding DUF169 domain-containing protein, whose protein sequence is MIIKESAKWLNILLQLERKPVGIKFLLTREDYDAFPASENKNRMSYCTVVKRAGDGISQKIHRGHSACMGGAMALGLEETIQEAISGRRRFYQGAYRDLGVCRNISKNMVFCEHKAYGVAVMPLEAFDTEPDVVIIVCNPFNGMRIVQGYSYKNGHATNIKLSGMSAICQECTSLPYEENQLNLSLLCSGTRMLARWKKDEMAIGMPFRLYLEVVEGLKNTVNPLERNAEKEQIAEKLLQEEFTNQLEIKYNHNYDDNAYKGGRVEKRD, encoded by the coding sequence ATGATCATTAAAGAGAGTGCAAAGTGGTTGAATATTTTGTTGCAATTAGAGAGAAAACCTGTAGGAATAAAATTTTTACTTACAAGAGAAGATTATGATGCATTTCCTGCCTCAGAAAATAAGAATCGCATGTCTTATTGTACAGTAGTAAAAAGGGCTGGAGATGGGATTTCCCAGAAAATTCATAGGGGACATAGTGCATGCATGGGTGGAGCTATGGCTTTAGGACTAGAAGAAACAATCCAAGAGGCTATTTCAGGAAGAAGAAGATTTTACCAAGGAGCTTATCGAGACTTAGGTGTATGTAGGAATATATCTAAAAATATGGTGTTTTGCGAGCATAAGGCCTATGGTGTTGCCGTGATGCCATTAGAAGCTTTTGATACAGAGCCTGATGTTGTGATTATTGTTTGTAATCCCTTTAATGGAATGAGAATTGTACAAGGATACTCTTACAAAAATGGCCATGCCACAAATATAAAACTTTCAGGAATGTCGGCCATATGTCAAGAATGTACATCCTTACCCTATGAAGAAAACCAGCTTAACCTGTCCCTTTTGTGTTCGGGCACAAGAATGTTAGCCCGATGGAAGAAGGACGAAATGGCTATTGGAATGCCCTTTCGGCTATATTTGGAGGTAGTCGAAGGATTGAAAAATACAGTGAACCCCTTAGAACGCAATGCAGAGAAAGAGCAAATTGCAGAAAAGCTTTTACAAGAGGAGTTTACCAACCAGCTAGAAATAAAATATAACCATAATTATGATGATAATGCCTATAAAGGAGGACGGGTAGAAAAAAGAGATTAA
- a CDS encoding methionine ABC transporter permease: protein MNGELIESILYYLQKLIIPSTFITIRMVLSTMIIGIAFGFVLAIFLTLYGPNGLNPKGRIYSLLNFLVNTIRSFPILILIVAMGPITRMIIGTTIGEKAIVVPLSIAATAFIARLLENSFLEVDKQLIEAARSFGANNLQIIFRVIMKESVPSIISIMTLATVNYISATTIAAAIGGGGLGAVALTYGFQSFNNTVLYMSVFILLLLVNITQFIGDLFYKKFL, encoded by the coding sequence ATGAATGGAGAGCTTATAGAATCTATCCTATATTATTTACAAAAACTGATTATTCCCTCCACTTTTATCACCATAAGAATGGTCTTGAGTACCATGATTATTGGAATTGCTTTTGGCTTTGTTTTAGCTATATTTCTTACCTTATACGGGCCCAATGGATTAAACCCCAAAGGAAGGATTTATAGTCTACTTAATTTTCTAGTAAATACTATACGTTCTTTTCCAATATTAATCCTCATTGTGGCAATGGGACCTATTACACGAATGATTATTGGAACAACTATTGGAGAAAAGGCCATTGTGGTTCCCTTATCCATAGCAGCTACAGCCTTTATTGCTAGGCTACTTGAAAATAGCTTTTTAGAGGTGGACAAGCAATTAATTGAAGCGGCACGTTCTTTTGGTGCTAATAATCTTCAAATCATTTTTAGAGTGATTATGAAGGAGTCTGTGCCTTCCATCATATCCATCATGACCTTGGCAACAGTAAATTATATTTCTGCAACAACCATAGCGGCTGCTATTGGAGGCGGGGGGTTAGGAGCCGTGGCCCTTACCTATGGATTTCAGAGTTTTAATAATACCGTATTGTATATGTCAGTTTTCATTTTACTTTTATTGGTGAATATCACGCAATTTATAGGAGATTTGTTTTATAAAAAGTTTCTATAA
- a CDS encoding MetQ/NlpA family ABC transporter substrate-binding protein — MRKINKIVILLLVVAFTTVLFVGCTSNTGGSTPVESETSNKKEFTIGCMPLNEPAVQEIATLMEPMGYHVEVKVFDGNNLPAIALKDGDIDSLILNHLPWLNTFNNENNSELVMVEPYMYASLFGFYSAKHDSIEEIPDNASIIVSNDPSNMERSLEFLQKLGFIKLGEKKGEFYTILDIEENPKNIQLVEVETTATASSFQDADGSIAFTSVMRNAGIDAYSYIAEDGKHVNYPTSLVVNKGNEDAKWVQDVMKVTQTEEYKEKFNEIFQGAYILFSDMK; from the coding sequence ATGAGAAAAATAAATAAAATAGTGATATTACTACTTGTTGTAGCTTTTACCACTGTACTATTTGTAGGATGTACTTCCAATACAGGAGGCTCAACACCGGTAGAATCAGAAACGTCCAACAAAAAAGAATTTACCATCGGTTGTATGCCTTTAAATGAGCCGGCAGTTCAAGAAATAGCTACATTGATGGAACCCATGGGCTATCATGTAGAAGTGAAGGTTTTTGATGGCAACAATCTACCTGCGATTGCACTAAAAGATGGAGACATTGATAGTCTTATATTAAATCATCTTCCATGGCTAAATACGTTCAATAATGAAAATAATTCTGAATTAGTGATGGTGGAACCCTATATGTATGCTTCTTTATTTGGTTTTTATTCTGCTAAGCATGATAGTATTGAAGAAATTCCTGATAATGCAAGCATTATTGTTTCTAATGATCCAAGTAATATGGAAAGATCCTTAGAATTTTTACAAAAATTAGGTTTTATTAAGCTAGGGGAAAAGAAAGGTGAGTTTTATACAATTCTTGATATTGAAGAAAATCCAAAGAATATTCAATTGGTAGAAGTAGAAACCACTGCAACAGCTTCCTCCTTTCAAGATGCAGATGGCTCCATTGCATTTACCAGTGTTATGAGAAATGCGGGCATTGATGCATATTCCTATATTGCAGAAGACGGAAAACATGTCAACTACCCAACAAGTTTGGTGGTTAACAAAGGAAATGAAGATGCAAAATGGGTGCAAGATGTTATGAAAGTCACCCAAACTGAAGAATATAAAGAAAAATTCAATGAAATCTTCCAAGGAGCATATATATTGTTTTCAGACATGAAATAA
- a CDS encoding exonuclease SbcCD subunit D — MRILHTSDWHLGKTLEGFSRLPEQELFLEELIEIVERENIELILLAGDIYDTPNPPAAAEKLFYQSMKKLSNYGKRPIIVIAGNHDSPDRLTAASPLAYEQGIILLGTPKSVAALGDYGNFSITEAGEGYVKIIIQGQEIVTITLPYPSEKRLNEILTYSSDEEEMRLSYSQRVKQIFEELSQHYRKDTINLAMSHLYMIGGEECDSERQIQLGGSFAVDCSALPPAQYTALGHLHRPQPVRGAVSSAYYSGSPLQYSKSEINYSKCVYIVDVEPGQEPLVQPYYLKNYKPIEVWKCANIEEALERCEKEAEKDIWVYLEIKTDRILTRSELKALKDIRRDIVEIRPLLTTEEREIEELEDITDLNIMDLFKSFYLYEKKTEVSEEVLEMFSNIIGEEGEKDETIAVEDSGSK; from the coding sequence ATGAGAATTTTGCACACTTCGGACTGGCATCTAGGGAAGACCCTAGAGGGATTTAGCCGTCTACCGGAACAGGAATTATTTTTAGAAGAACTCATAGAGATTGTGGAAAGGGAAAATATAGAATTGATTTTATTGGCAGGAGATATTTATGATACGCCCAACCCTCCTGCGGCAGCAGAGAAATTGTTTTATCAAAGCATGAAAAAACTATCCAACTATGGGAAACGCCCGATTATTGTCATTGCAGGCAATCACGATAGTCCTGACCGCTTAACGGCTGCTAGCCCCCTGGCCTATGAGCAGGGCATTATTCTTTTAGGTACGCCCAAGAGTGTGGCTGCCCTGGGGGATTATGGAAATTTTAGCATTACAGAGGCAGGGGAAGGGTATGTAAAGATCATTATTCAAGGCCAAGAAATTGTCACCATTACTTTGCCTTATCCCAGCGAAAAAAGGCTTAATGAGATTTTAACCTATAGTAGTGATGAAGAAGAAATGAGACTATCTTACTCTCAAAGAGTAAAACAGATCTTTGAGGAGCTTTCCCAGCATTATCGAAAAGATACCATTAATTTAGCCATGTCTCATCTCTATATGATAGGAGGAGAAGAGTGCGATTCAGAAAGACAAATACAATTAGGGGGGAGTTTTGCAGTAGACTGCTCTGCCCTTCCTCCTGCCCAATACACTGCCCTAGGTCATCTACATAGACCTCAACCGGTACGGGGGGCGGTGAGTTCCGCCTATTACAGTGGCTCCCCCCTACAATATAGCAAAAGTGAGATTAACTATAGTAAATGTGTTTATATAGTGGATGTAGAACCAGGCCAAGAGCCTTTGGTACAACCCTATTATTTAAAAAACTATAAACCCATCGAGGTTTGGAAATGTGCAAATATTGAAGAGGCCTTAGAACGTTGTGAAAAAGAAGCGGAAAAAGACATTTGGGTGTATTTAGAAATCAAGACAGATAGAATTCTCACGAGGAGTGAGCTCAAGGCCTTGAAGGATATTCGAAGGGATATTGTAGAAATACGCCCCCTCCTTACTACAGAAGAAAGGGAGATAGAAGAATTAGAGGATATCACTGATTTGAACATTATGGATTTATTTAAGAGCTTTTACCTTTATGAAAAAAAGACAGAGGTCAGTGAGGAAGTTTTGGAGATGTTTTCCAACATCATAGGGGAAGAGGGGGAGAAAGATGAAACCATTGCAGTTGAAGATTCAGGGTCTAAATAG
- a CDS encoding methionine ABC transporter ATP-binding protein has protein sequence MIEIKALTKSYENIEVLKGINLTIENGSIFGIAGRSGAGKSTLLRCINGIETFDLGTIKVGDIDVGSLNHEEMRVFRKNTGMIFQNFSLLSRASVYENIALPMKCWKYEKKAIDKKIKELLELVGIPEKIHSKARELSGGQKQRVAIARALTMDPQVLLCDEATSALDPKSTKAILDLLREINAQLGITIIVVTHEMSVLRSICKHVAIVENGTIEAMGTTDKIFTQRPQALINLLGNKEIVLSKNERSIEIFYSRGNDQILTKLARELEIDFSIIGGEIESLDENSINSVVIKVDSKYAENIKKYLIHKDIMWRELFPQDAEVDQ, from the coding sequence ATGATTGAGATAAAAGCTTTGACAAAATCATATGAAAATATAGAGGTGTTAAAAGGAATAAACCTTACCATAGAAAATGGATCCATCTTTGGTATTGCTGGAAGAAGTGGTGCAGGCAAATCCACTTTATTAAGATGTATTAATGGCATTGAAACCTTTGATCTAGGGACCATAAAAGTAGGGGACATAGATGTAGGCTCTCTTAATCATGAAGAGATGAGAGTTTTCAGAAAAAACACCGGTATGATTTTTCAAAACTTTTCTTTGCTAAGTAGGGCAAGTGTATATGAAAACATCGCACTACCTATGAAATGTTGGAAATATGAGAAAAAAGCAATAGATAAAAAGATAAAGGAACTTTTAGAGTTAGTTGGAATACCTGAAAAAATTCATAGTAAAGCACGGGAGTTATCAGGGGGGCAAAAGCAAAGAGTTGCCATTGCTCGGGCACTTACAATGGATCCCCAAGTACTATTGTGTGATGAAGCAACCTCTGCATTAGACCCTAAAAGTACAAAGGCTATTTTGGATTTATTACGGGAAATAAATGCACAGTTAGGTATTACAATCATTGTAGTAACCCATGAAATGTCCGTACTTAGAAGCATATGTAAACATGTAGCTATCGTAGAAAATGGAACCATTGAGGCCATGGGAACCACGGACAAAATTTTTACTCAACGTCCTCAGGCTTTAATCAATCTACTGGGCAACAAAGAAATTGTTTTGTCTAAAAATGAAAGAAGTATTGAAATCTTTTATTCAAGAGGTAATGATCAAATCCTAACGAAATTAGCCCGGGAACTAGAGATAGATTTTTCCATTATTGGTGGTGAAATAGAGAGTCTGGATGAAAACTCCATTAACTCTGTTGTTATTAAAGTAGATTCAAAATATGCTGAAAATATAAAAAAATATTTGATACATAAGGATATCATGTGGCGGGAGTTATTTCCCCAAGATGCGGAGGTGGATCAATAA
- a CDS encoding AAA family ATPase — protein MKPLQLKIQGLNSFMEEQAIDFSELTEVGLFGIFGPTGSGKSTILDAITLALYGEIPRAGRDLSGVVNSHSDKADIYYEFQIGNKKDKRTYFVQRCYKKDKNGSVNTHIVKLCDITDQDNPIVLGEKVNAVNNKVGEILGLTCNDFTRSVVLPQGNFSDFLKLSGRDKRDMLERIFALQEYGGRLTKKIRDHKNKVDSELMVIQGQLQHFDGISQGAFQALKQEIKDLEEKKIHLAEQAKQIEKKYETSHALWKLQEEYKGYQVKKEKLDQNQDTIEDYKKQYELAQRAKNIQPYIKSHQETQNKIKNREQDLQRVQRQYQQLVTSLDTLKEKWEQQKEKKENHLPLLVNKKINLENAIKQSHKKNILEREWKKLTQQEEELSLILKQREDEIEHLIEQLDQLTTKVVERQEQREKGRHSPEYGEKLYQAYDIEKQYKKILKNHEDLIKYIQVSQEKYLYPLRKEEKKIQGALQELEEKIQKSERQQTSIQHQIEERKYQNMAALLAKSLEDNQSCPVCGSLHHPQKADYPQNQEINTLEQYKENLEKSIETLKEQKEKILLTQQKILQDIYGRERLVQEKEREAQTAKEERDGLEKQYEQYKDKFKTKNIEIKVQEYHKKLQQDEKLQREIKTLQESKEKQEILQRQLQEKLYAENTQLTRIQQSIIERQNLIKDLQRDIEKVCGKNSPQKEMDNVSREIDQMKKLFTRIEQEYNEKSNYKNELEKDQRGLQDILSQLHEFQESIEENLQQALVDNDFSDVEEVINSFKSIEERKKLQEIIEQHQHQLGLIKDNMERLEKHMEGNSITQEQWENLLEKRQQINQNLEEGKALLVERKTQADTMAEQLKKLQKLQKQQKDLEHKQGLIEEINRLFQGNKFVEFISLRQLRYIAKEASGELKRITRGRYALELDDQGNFIMRDDFNGGVRRSTRTLSGGETFLTSLSLALALSSHIQLKGRAPLEFFFLDEGFGTLDSSLLEVVMDSLERLHSEKLSVGLISHVDELKQRIPRRLMVSPAVAGMNGTKVKMEMS, from the coding sequence ATGAAACCATTGCAGTTGAAGATTCAGGGTCTAAATAGTTTTATGGAGGAACAGGCTATAGATTTTTCTGAGCTTACCGAGGTGGGACTATTTGGGATATTTGGTCCCACAGGCAGTGGAAAATCTACTATCCTCGATGCCATCACCCTAGCTCTTTATGGAGAGATTCCCCGGGCAGGAAGGGATTTGTCAGGAGTAGTCAACAGCCATAGTGACAAGGCGGACATCTACTATGAGTTCCAGATCGGCAACAAAAAAGATAAAAGAACTTACTTTGTACAGCGATGCTATAAAAAAGATAAAAATGGCAGTGTAAATACCCACATTGTAAAACTATGTGATATCACAGATCAAGATAACCCTATTGTATTAGGAGAAAAAGTGAATGCAGTAAACAATAAAGTAGGGGAAATACTAGGCCTTACTTGTAATGATTTTACCAGATCGGTTGTACTGCCCCAGGGAAATTTTAGTGATTTCTTGAAACTAAGTGGGAGAGACAAAAGAGATATGCTGGAGAGAATATTTGCCTTACAGGAATATGGTGGCCGATTGACAAAAAAGATAAGAGACCACAAAAATAAGGTAGATAGTGAGCTCATGGTTATTCAAGGGCAGTTACAACATTTTGATGGAATATCCCAAGGGGCTTTTCAGGCTCTAAAGCAGGAGATAAAGGACCTGGAAGAGAAGAAAATCCATTTAGCAGAACAAGCCAAGCAAATAGAAAAAAAGTATGAAACCTCCCATGCCCTATGGAAATTGCAAGAAGAATATAAAGGCTATCAGGTAAAAAAAGAAAAATTAGATCAAAACCAGGACACCATAGAGGACTATAAAAAACAATATGAATTGGCTCAAAGAGCCAAAAACATACAACCCTATATAAAAAGCCATCAGGAAACCCAAAATAAAATAAAAAATAGAGAGCAAGATCTACAGAGAGTCCAAAGGCAATATCAACAACTGGTTACATCTCTAGATACCCTAAAAGAAAAATGGGAACAACAAAAAGAGAAAAAAGAAAATCATCTTCCTCTATTGGTCAATAAAAAGATAAATCTGGAAAATGCTATAAAACAAAGCCATAAGAAAAACATCCTAGAGAGGGAATGGAAGAAACTAACCCAACAGGAAGAAGAGTTAAGCCTTATTTTAAAACAGAGAGAAGATGAAATTGAACATCTTATCGAGCAGTTAGATCAGTTAACTACAAAAGTTGTGGAAAGGCAGGAGCAAAGGGAAAAGGGGCGTCATTCCCCAGAATACGGAGAAAAACTTTACCAGGCCTATGATATAGAAAAACAATATAAAAAAATACTGAAAAACCATGAAGACTTAATAAAATACATACAAGTCAGCCAGGAAAAATATCTTTATCCTTTAAGGAAAGAAGAGAAGAAAATACAGGGAGCTTTACAGGAATTAGAAGAAAAAATACAAAAAAGTGAGAGGCAGCAGACCAGTATACAGCACCAAATAGAAGAGAGAAAATATCAAAATATGGCGGCTTTATTGGCAAAATCCCTGGAAGACAACCAAAGCTGTCCTGTATGCGGTTCTTTACATCACCCCCAAAAAGCCGACTATCCCCAAAATCAAGAGATAAATACACTAGAGCAATACAAGGAAAATCTAGAGAAAAGTATAGAGACCTTGAAAGAACAAAAAGAAAAAATCCTTCTTACACAACAAAAAATCCTTCAGGATATTTACGGGAGAGAAAGATTAGTCCAAGAAAAAGAAAGAGAAGCACAGACCGCCAAGGAAGAACGAGATGGACTAGAAAAACAATATGAACAATATAAGGACAAATTCAAGACAAAAAACATAGAGATAAAGGTGCAGGAATATCATAAAAAGCTACAACAAGATGAGAAACTTCAAAGGGAAATAAAAACCTTACAGGAGAGCAAAGAAAAACAGGAGATTTTGCAAAGACAGCTGCAAGAAAAACTTTATGCAGAAAATACTCAGCTAACCAGAATACAACAGAGCATAATTGAAAGACAAAATCTCATCAAAGATTTGCAAAGGGACATAGAAAAAGTATGTGGAAAAAACAGTCCCCAAAAGGAAATGGACAACGTGTCCAGAGAAATAGATCAAATGAAAAAACTTTTTACAAGAATAGAGCAGGAGTACAATGAAAAAAGTAACTATAAAAATGAATTGGAAAAGGATCAAAGAGGTTTACAAGATATCTTATCTCAACTGCATGAGTTTCAAGAATCCATAGAAGAGAATCTTCAGCAAGCCCTTGTGGACAATGATTTTAGTGATGTAGAAGAAGTGATAAACTCTTTTAAATCCATAGAAGAACGAAAAAAACTACAAGAAATCATCGAGCAACATCAGCATCAATTGGGTTTAATTAAGGATAATATGGAAAGACTAGAAAAGCACATGGAGGGCAACTCCATTACCCAAGAGCAATGGGAAAATCTATTAGAAAAAAGACAGCAGATCAATCAAAATCTAGAAGAAGGTAAAGCTTTATTGGTTGAAAGAAAAACCCAAGCAGATACTATGGCAGAACAATTAAAGAAATTACAAAAGCTACAAAAACAGCAAAAGGATTTAGAGCATAAACAGGGATTAATTGAAGAAATCAATAGACTATTTCAAGGCAACAAATTTGTAGAGTTTATCTCCCTACGGCAATTAAGATATATAGCCAAAGAAGCCTCTGGAGAACTAAAAAGAATAACACGAGGAAGATATGCTTTAGAGCTAGATGACCAAGGGAACTTTATTATGAGGGATGACTTTAATGGTGGGGTAAGAAGAAGTACGAGAACCCTATCGGGAGGAGAAACTTTCTTGACTTCCCTATCCTTAGCCTTAGCCCTGTCCTCCCATATACAGTTAAAGGGGAGGGCCCCTCTAGAATTTTTCTTCTTGGATGAAGGGTTTGGAACCTTAGATAGTTCCCTATTGGAAGTGGTCATGGATTCCCTAGAAAGACTTCATTCAGAAAAATTAAGTGTGGGCCTGATCAGCCACGTAGATGAATTAAAACAACGTATCCCTAGAAGGCTCATGGTATCTCCTGCGGTAGCTGGTATGAATGGTACTAAAGTGAAAATGGAAATGAGCTAA
- a CDS encoding DMT family transporter, whose amino-acid sequence MNCSPSSKGYFFVAISGAFFGLSGIFVESLSVYNISTPLMGFFRPFISFILFLLYLLFKNREYLKIDGKGLLFIALLGFVSQTLFNRFYFSTIEKTTITTAVVLLYTAPIFVIVMARILYKELLTLPKIVALIVSVSGCFLTATGGSLEVLKLNSTGLLFGLGAGFAFALLPIISKNLTKRYHYLTIACYTMGFGALFSLLFINPREILLIDYNAKVLGNLIALALFPNALAYLFYTIGMSYDIQSSKASIINTVEVPVAVFTSYIFFREDIFGVKLLGILLVILSVVMIEYGEQFLLSMQKREKSIL is encoded by the coding sequence TTGAATTGTTCACCATCTTCAAAGGGTTATTTTTTTGTTGCAATTTCTGGAGCTTTTTTTGGTCTCAGTGGCATATTTGTTGAATCCCTATCGGTTTATAATATCTCTACACCATTAATGGGATTTTTCCGTCCCTTCATTTCCTTTATTCTATTTTTACTATATCTTCTTTTTAAAAATAGAGAATACTTAAAGATAGATGGAAAAGGATTACTATTTATCGCTCTTTTAGGTTTTGTATCCCAGACCTTATTTAATCGTTTTTACTTTTCTACTATAGAAAAAACCACTATTACCACTGCTGTTGTCCTGCTCTATACAGCACCAATTTTTGTCATTGTGATGGCTAGGATTCTATATAAGGAATTGCTTACCCTGCCCAAAATCGTGGCCCTGATTGTTTCAGTATCGGGATGTTTTTTGACAGCAACGGGAGGATCTTTGGAGGTATTAAAGCTCAATAGCACAGGATTATTATTTGGATTAGGTGCTGGATTTGCCTTCGCCCTTCTGCCCATAATTAGTAAAAACCTTACTAAAAGATATCATTATTTAACTATTGCTTGTTATACCATGGGGTTCGGTGCGCTTTTTAGCCTTCTTTTCATTAATCCAAGGGAAATCTTACTAATAGACTATAATGCAAAAGTATTGGGGAATCTTATTGCTCTAGCGCTTTTCCCCAACGCCCTTGCCTATTTATTTTATACTATTGGCATGTCCTATGATATACAATCTTCCAAAGCCAGTATTATAAATACAGTAGAAGTTCCTGTGGCTGTATTCACATCCTATATATTTTTCCGGGAAGATATATTTGGAGTAAAATTATTAGGTATACTATTGGTTATTCTTTCAGTGGTTATGATTGAATATGGAGAACAATTTCTACTTTCCATGCAGAAAAGAGAAAAGTCCATTTTATAA